Proteins co-encoded in one Paracoccus aestuarii genomic window:
- a CDS encoding antirestriction protein, with amino-acid sequence MALPELASQSATRVPEDRRMDFLPRLFGLHLLIIGEHTVFRFMETLSPGDYGGGLWDFYERAGQPLYLVPTSKPRYRLFCEGNGFEGEVSADAAGIIATLFAFSHLSFRYDDDELAEGYGRLYDYATDHPEAAEIFQAID; translated from the coding sequence ATGGCCCTGCCCGAACTTGCTTCCCAATCCGCAACCCGCGTCCCCGAGGACCGCCGCATGGACTTCCTGCCGCGTCTCTTCGGCCTGCACCTGCTCATCATCGGCGAGCACACCGTCTTCCGCTTCATGGAGACCCTCAGCCCCGGCGACTACGGCGGCGGCCTCTGGGATTTCTACGAACGCGCCGGTCAACCGCTCTATCTCGTGCCGACCTCGAAGCCCCGCTACCGCCTCTTCTGCGAAGGCAACGGCTTCGAGGGCGAGGTTTCGGCGGATGCTGCCGGGATCATCGCCACGCTCTTCGCCTTCTCGCATCTCTCCTTCCGCTACGATGACGACGAACTCGCGGAAGGCTATGGCCGCCTCTACGACTACGCCACCGATCACCCGGAGGCGGCGGAGATCTTCCAGGCCATCGACTGA
- a CDS encoding helix-turn-helix domain-containing protein, producing the protein MITARQSRAARALLGWTQETLADKARISLTALKRLESESGLGVHETTRDEVRRTLEAHGIVLLVSDRGIGVMLMDDTAHGS; encoded by the coding sequence ATGATCACCGCCCGACAGTCGCGGGCCGCACGCGCGTTGCTTGGATGGACGCAGGAGACGCTCGCTGACAAGGCCCGGATATCATTGACCGCGCTCAAGCGCCTTGAATCCGAAAGCGGGCTCGGGGTCCACGAAACCACGCGCGATGAAGTCAGACGGACCCTTGAAGCGCACGGCATCGTTCTTCTGGTGTCAGATCGCGGGATAGGAGTGATGCTGATGGACGATACCGCCCATGGGAGTTAG
- a CDS encoding type II toxin-antitoxin system Phd/YefM family antitoxin: MVHLQHESGWHLERCAMRVSVTEAKGQLTELVKRAEAGDEVILTRRGHEVVRLVPVAVAASPKGRRALMERVRATARGKVLPGTDAARSQDFLYGDDGMPA, encoded by the coding sequence ATGGTCCATCTTCAGCATGAGAGCGGATGGCACTTGGAGCGATGTGCGATGAGGGTTTCTGTCACCGAGGCGAAAGGGCAGCTCACTGAGCTGGTGAAGCGGGCGGAAGCCGGCGACGAGGTCATCCTGACCCGGCGGGGCCACGAGGTCGTCCGCCTCGTGCCGGTTGCTGTCGCGGCGAGCCCGAAAGGCCGGCGCGCGCTGATGGAGCGGGTCCGCGCCACGGCGCGGGGCAAGGTGCTGCCCGGCACCGATGCCGCGCGCAGCCAGGATTTCCTCTACGGGGATGACGGGATGCCGGCGTGA
- a CDS encoding DUF7146 domain-containing protein encodes MLRHEATELAIRLGQVAEAVCRHYLSSGQKAGRYWLVGDVHNTPGRSMFVRLTGPERGRGAAGKWTDAATGQHGDMLDVIRESLRLVDFKDVAEEARRFLSFPHPLPEVEPRRWHAIPAPSGSTEASRRLFAMSQPITGTLAETYLRGRGITALHDTAALRFHPRCYYSPDRGPTEIWAALIASVTDLADHQTGAHRTWLAPDGRGKAPVETPRRAMGDLLGHGVRFGRSGDVLAAGEGIETVLSVRSALPFLPAMSALSAGHLSAILFPEALRRLYVIHDRDPAGIGARDSLVARAFEAGIEVVGLTPVRGDHNDDLRAFGLHALRAALKDQLHPEDVSRFLVV; translated from the coding sequence ATGCTGCGTCACGAGGCCACCGAACTGGCGATCCGTCTCGGCCAGGTGGCCGAGGCGGTTTGCCGCCACTATCTGTCCTCCGGGCAGAAAGCTGGTCGCTACTGGCTTGTCGGTGACGTGCACAACACGCCGGGCCGATCGATGTTCGTCCGCCTCACCGGGCCCGAACGCGGCAGGGGCGCGGCTGGTAAATGGACCGACGCAGCCACGGGCCAGCATGGTGACATGCTCGACGTCATCCGCGAATCCTTGCGCCTCGTGGATTTCAAGGACGTCGCGGAGGAAGCGCGCCGCTTTCTGAGCTTCCCGCATCCCCTGCCGGAGGTCGAACCCCGAAGGTGGCATGCGATCCCAGCGCCGTCGGGCTCGACCGAGGCGTCGCGGCGCCTCTTCGCCATGTCGCAGCCGATCACCGGGACACTTGCGGAAACGTATCTGCGCGGACGCGGCATCACGGCTTTGCACGATACCGCCGCTCTGCGATTCCACCCGCGGTGCTACTATAGCCCGGACCGGGGTCCCACCGAGATCTGGGCGGCGCTGATCGCATCCGTCACCGACCTGGCCGACCATCAGACCGGCGCGCATCGCACCTGGCTCGCCCCGGACGGTCGCGGCAAGGCGCCTGTCGAAACGCCGCGGCGGGCGATGGGCGATCTGCTCGGCCATGGGGTGCGTTTTGGTCGCTCGGGTGACGTTCTCGCTGCGGGAGAGGGGATTGAGACCGTGCTGTCGGTTCGCTCGGCCCTGCCCTTCCTGCCGGCGATGTCGGCGCTTTCGGCGGGACATCTCTCCGCCATCCTGTTCCCGGAGGCGTTGCGCCGGCTCTATGTTATCCACGACCGCGACCCGGCCGGGATCGGCGCGCGGGACAGCTTGGTCGCCAGAGCCTTCGAGGCCGGGATCGAGGTGGTCGGGCTGACGCCAGTACGCGGCGATCACAACGACGATCTCCGGGCCTTCGGCCTCCATGCGCTTCGGGCGGCCTTGAAGGATCAGCTTCATCCTGAGGACGTCAGCCGGTTTCTGGTGGTCTGA
- a CDS encoding type II toxin-antitoxin system VapC family toxin, producing the protein MIAVDTSALMAIVLDEPQAEACMAAIEAADGLLISAGTVAETLIVAGRRNVGEEIAALVEGLGFEIVSVTEGSARRIAEAYARWGKGIHPASLNYGDCFAYEVAAERGCPLLYVGDDFSQTDVRSAL; encoded by the coding sequence GTGATCGCCGTCGACACTTCGGCGCTGATGGCCATCGTGCTGGACGAGCCGCAGGCCGAAGCCTGCATGGCGGCGATCGAGGCGGCAGACGGCCTGCTGATCTCGGCCGGGACCGTGGCCGAGACGCTGATCGTCGCCGGGCGCCGCAATGTCGGCGAAGAGATCGCCGCGCTGGTCGAGGGCCTGGGGTTCGAGATCGTCTCCGTCACGGAAGGCTCGGCGCGCCGGATCGCGGAAGCCTATGCCCGCTGGGGCAAGGGCATCCATCCCGCCAGTCTCAACTATGGCGATTGCTTCGCCTATGAGGTCGCCGCCGAGCGCGGCTGTCCGCTGCTCTATGTCGGGGATGATTTCTCGCAGACGGATGTGCGATCGGCTCTGTAG
- a CDS encoding DUF2493 domain-containing protein: protein MTDHDDKAGSEPSQTTSQTAHALAELQLYGWRPFQDEPDPRPLPEGNMVASAVTDIFDALVATLSDTRLEPDLEELLWATVNLFQRATDRIERSLDDNEQAQRRLQREQDGSEVKSVELERLTAEGQTLIERRNSMELFRDLSSEAFTVHTHSPWHPRTGSKVSHRNLTSAMIDSRDFIAAKRRAEAELLLPAGPKVAVTGGADFNDHRLIWARLDQVHAKHSDMVLLHGGSPKGAELIAARWADHRKVPQVAFRPDWNKHAKAAPFKRNDLMLDALPIGVLVFPGTGIQENLADKARKLGIPVMKFDGGA, encoded by the coding sequence ATGACCGACCACGACGACAAAGCAGGTTCTGAACCGTCCCAAACCACCTCCCAGACCGCTCACGCGCTCGCCGAACTCCAGCTCTATGGCTGGCGTCCATTCCAGGATGAACCCGATCCCCGGCCGCTTCCCGAAGGCAACATGGTGGCCTCGGCCGTCACGGATATCTTCGACGCGCTGGTCGCCACACTCAGCGACACCCGCCTCGAGCCCGATCTCGAAGAACTGCTCTGGGCGACGGTCAATCTGTTCCAGCGCGCCACCGACCGGATCGAGCGGTCCCTCGATGACAACGAACAGGCCCAGCGCCGCCTCCAGCGCGAACAGGACGGCAGCGAGGTAAAGAGCGTCGAACTCGAGCGCCTCACTGCAGAGGGGCAGACCCTGATCGAGCGCCGCAACAGCATGGAGCTCTTCCGCGACCTCTCCTCCGAAGCGTTCACGGTCCACACCCACTCGCCCTGGCATCCCCGGACCGGCTCGAAGGTCAGCCATCGCAACCTCACCTCGGCGATGATCGACAGCCGCGACTTCATCGCCGCGAAGCGCCGGGCCGAAGCGGAGCTGCTGCTGCCCGCCGGTCCGAAGGTCGCCGTCACGGGCGGGGCGGATTTCAACGACCATCGCCTGATCTGGGCGCGCCTCGATCAGGTCCATGCGAAGCACAGCGACATGGTCCTGCTGCACGGCGGCTCGCCCAAAGGCGCCGAACTGATCGCCGCCCGCTGGGCCGATCACCGCAAGGTGCCCCAAGTCGCCTTCCGGCCCGACTGGAACAAGCACGCCAAGGCAGCACCCTTCAAGCGCAACGATCTGATGCTGGATGCGCTGCCCATCGGGGTCCTCGTATTCCCGGGCACGGGGATCCAGGAAAATCTCGCCGACAAGGCCCGCAAGCTCGGCATCCCGGTCATGAAATTCGACGGCGGGGCGTAA
- a CDS encoding bifunctional class I SAM-dependent methyltransferase/DEAD/DEAH box helicase, whose product MNMISASAAESATAPLSLARDAETAAAVFAAAGLILPHLEKGQRIDATLLRQAMETAFGASDTTGAWDWKAAYEACEAVMVLMLRKYGKTLIRKAGSPAAALPLLARIVSLLPTQTRRSEEMQSYQQFSTPAPLAFAAATAAAITAADRVLEPSAGTGLLAILAEIAGGRLILNELADMRAGLLDLLFPGVTVSRFDAAQIDDHLDLPVVPSVILMNPPFSVLANVQGRVADAAFRHVASALARLAPGGRLVTITGASFNPENPTWDRHFRRLQERGRIVFSAAIDGAVYAKHGTTIDTRLMVIDKLPADHPEHFPASPGIAPDVATLISWITEHVPPRQPVDPAVAVPVAAPRSVRGYLARAAGPAARSAGTSDPEGIELVYETLDWKPVEGAARLTDAIYEEYGLQAIRIPGAQPHPTKLVQSTAMASVAPPKPSYRPRLPADICEHLSDAQLETVIYAGEAHSDHIAGAWTVDETFDTLAAASEGAAGAVRFRRGYFLGDGTGAGKGRQSAGIILDSWMRGRRKAVWISKSDKLIEDAQRDWSALGMERLLVTPLSRFPQGKPITLAEGILFLTYATLRSDDRGERVSRVRQIVEWLGSDFDGVIIFDESHAMANAAGGKGERGDVAASQQGRAGLRLQHAVPDARVVYVSATGATTVHNLAYAQRLGLWGAEDFPFATRAEFVEAIEAGGVAAMEVLARDLRSLGLYSARSLSYDGVEYELVEHQLTDEQRRIYDAYAGAFAIIHNNLDAAMQAANITGDSGTLNRQAKSAARSAFESTKQRFFGHLLTSMKTPTLIRSIARDLDDGHAAVVQIVSTGEALMERRLAELPTEEWADIRVDITPREYVLDYLAHSFPVQLYEPFTDSEGNTTSRPVFRDGQPVESREAVARRDDLIAKLASLPPVPGALDQLIQQFGTEMVAEVTGRSRRIIRKRGSGTTADRLVVETRAGAANLAETQAFMDDQKRVLVFSDAGGTGRSYHAELSARNQRLRVHYLLEPGWKADAAIQGLGRTNRTNQAQPPLFRPISTDVKAEKRFLSTIARRLDTLGAITRGQRQTGGQGLFRPEDNLESFYARDALRQLYLLLVRGRVEGCSLERFEEATGLKLMDSNGIKDELPGITTFLNRMLALTIELQGLLFTAFEQLLTAKIEGAIAAGTYDLGLETLRAESFIVADRKVIYTHPGTSAETRLLTITQRERNRPLKLEAALAQLDDPRSLLLINERSGRAAVQIPTSSVMLDDGEIERRVRLVRPMEAQNVPIRMMGDTHWIAADRDAFAPAWNAEVTEVPEFSDSTIHVVTGLLLPIWKRLPNESTRVYRLQTDAGERIIGRRVSPAWVANATATEKPSLTATDAFTALMDGRTILDLAEGLQLRRVRVMGASRIELSGFTDTMRQRLTAYGLFHEIISWKLRMFVPADSSGVEVLGKLLDRWPVARVSEREAA is encoded by the coding sequence ATGAACATGATTTCCGCATCCGCGGCGGAATCCGCCACCGCGCCGCTTTCGCTCGCCCGTGACGCCGAGACCGCCGCCGCCGTCTTTGCTGCCGCCGGGCTCATTCTTCCGCATCTTGAGAAAGGCCAGCGCATCGACGCGACCTTGCTGCGCCAGGCTATGGAAACCGCCTTCGGCGCCTCCGACACCACCGGCGCCTGGGACTGGAAGGCGGCCTACGAAGCCTGCGAAGCCGTCATGGTTCTCATGCTGCGCAAATACGGAAAGACGCTGATCCGTAAAGCCGGGTCTCCGGCAGCGGCGCTCCCCCTGCTCGCCAGGATCGTCTCCCTCCTGCCGACGCAGACCCGCCGCTCGGAGGAAATGCAGAGCTACCAGCAGTTCTCGACCCCTGCTCCCCTCGCCTTCGCCGCCGCCACGGCCGCGGCGATCACGGCCGCGGATCGTGTCCTCGAACCTTCCGCCGGGACGGGACTGCTCGCCATCCTCGCCGAAATCGCGGGTGGCAGACTGATCCTCAACGAACTGGCCGACATGCGCGCCGGCCTCCTCGACCTTCTTTTTCCGGGCGTCACCGTGTCGCGCTTCGATGCCGCACAGATCGACGATCACCTCGATCTCCCGGTGGTGCCCTCCGTCATCCTGATGAACCCGCCCTTTTCGGTCCTGGCGAATGTCCAGGGGCGCGTTGCCGATGCCGCCTTCCGCCATGTCGCTTCGGCGCTGGCGCGGCTCGCGCCCGGCGGGCGTCTCGTGACCATCACCGGCGCGAGCTTCAACCCGGAAAACCCGACCTGGGATCGGCATTTCCGGCGGCTTCAGGAGCGCGGCCGCATTGTCTTCTCCGCCGCGATCGATGGGGCGGTCTATGCGAAACATGGCACGACGATCGACACGCGCCTGATGGTGATCGACAAGCTGCCCGCCGACCACCCGGAGCACTTCCCCGCCAGCCCCGGCATCGCGCCGGATGTCGCGACGCTGATTAGCTGGATCACCGAACATGTCCCGCCGCGCCAGCCTGTCGATCCCGCCGTCGCCGTTCCGGTTGCCGCGCCACGTTCCGTGCGCGGCTATCTGGCTCGTGCCGCCGGCCCGGCAGCCCGGTCTGCCGGCACCTCCGATCCAGAGGGCATCGAGCTCGTCTATGAGACGCTCGACTGGAAACCTGTGGAGGGCGCGGCCCGGCTCACGGATGCGATTTATGAGGAATACGGATTGCAGGCGATCCGTATTCCCGGCGCGCAGCCGCATCCGACCAAGCTTGTCCAGTCGACGGCCATGGCCTCGGTCGCACCGCCGAAGCCGAGCTATCGGCCACGCCTGCCCGCTGACATCTGCGAGCACCTCTCCGACGCGCAACTCGAAACCGTGATCTATGCCGGCGAGGCCCATTCCGACCACATCGCCGGGGCCTGGACCGTGGATGAGACCTTCGACACCCTCGCCGCCGCCTCCGAAGGCGCAGCAGGTGCCGTCCGCTTCCGCCGCGGCTACTTCCTCGGCGACGGCACCGGCGCCGGCAAGGGCCGCCAGTCCGCCGGCATCATCCTCGACAGCTGGATGCGCGGGCGCCGCAAGGCTGTCTGGATCAGCAAGTCGGACAAGCTGATCGAGGATGCCCAACGCGACTGGTCGGCTCTCGGGATGGAACGCCTGCTGGTCACGCCGCTCTCACGATTCCCCCAAGGCAAGCCGATCACGCTCGCGGAGGGTATCCTTTTTCTTACCTATGCTACGCTACGGTCTGACGATCGCGGCGAAAGGGTTTCGCGGGTCAGGCAAATCGTCGAATGGTTGGGCTCCGACTTCGATGGAGTGATCATTTTCGACGAAAGCCATGCTATGGCCAATGCCGCTGGTGGAAAGGGAGAACGCGGCGACGTCGCCGCCTCGCAGCAGGGCCGTGCGGGCCTTCGCCTGCAGCACGCCGTGCCGGATGCCCGCGTCGTCTACGTCTCGGCCACCGGCGCGACGACGGTCCACAACCTTGCCTACGCGCAAAGGCTGGGCCTCTGGGGTGCTGAGGACTTTCCGTTCGCCACCCGTGCCGAGTTCGTCGAGGCCATCGAAGCTGGCGGCGTTGCGGCCATGGAGGTCCTGGCGCGCGACCTGCGCTCGCTCGGTCTCTACAGCGCCCGGTCGCTCTCCTACGACGGTGTCGAATACGAGCTGGTCGAGCACCAGCTGACCGACGAACAGCGTCGCATCTACGATGCCTACGCCGGGGCTTTTGCGATCATTCACAACAACCTCGACGCCGCCATGCAGGCTGCCAATATCACCGGCGACAGCGGCACCTTGAACAGGCAGGCCAAGTCCGCCGCTCGGAGCGCCTTCGAAAGCACCAAGCAACGCTTCTTCGGCCATCTCTTGACCAGCATGAAGACGCCGACCCTGATCCGCTCCATCGCCCGCGATCTGGACGACGGACATGCGGCCGTGGTCCAGATCGTCTCGACAGGCGAAGCCTTGATGGAACGCCGGCTCGCTGAACTGCCGACCGAGGAGTGGGCCGACATCCGCGTAGACATCACGCCCCGCGAGTATGTCCTGGACTACCTCGCCCATTCGTTCCCTGTGCAACTCTACGAGCCCTTCACAGACAGCGAGGGCAACACGACCTCGCGGCCGGTTTTTCGCGATGGCCAGCCGGTCGAGAGCCGCGAGGCCGTCGCCCGCCGCGATGACCTGATCGCGAAGCTGGCAAGCCTGCCGCCCGTCCCCGGTGCGCTCGACCAGTTGATCCAGCAATTCGGGACCGAGATGGTCGCCGAAGTCACGGGCCGGTCCCGCCGCATCATCCGCAAGCGCGGCTCCGGCACGACAGCCGACCGGCTTGTCGTCGAGACCCGCGCTGGTGCGGCAAATCTCGCCGAGACCCAGGCCTTCATGGACGACCAGAAGCGAGTTCTTGTCTTCTCGGACGCCGGCGGCACCGGGCGCAGCTATCACGCCGAACTCTCGGCGCGAAACCAGCGCCTCCGCGTCCACTACCTGTTGGAGCCGGGTTGGAAGGCGGATGCCGCGATTCAGGGCCTTGGCCGAACCAACCGCACCAATCAGGCACAGCCACCCCTCTTCCGGCCGATCTCGACCGACGTGAAAGCCGAGAAGCGCTTCCTCAGCACGATCGCCCGGCGTCTCGACACGCTCGGCGCGATCACGCGGGGACAGAGGCAGACGGGTGGCCAGGGGCTGTTCCGCCCCGAGGACAATCTGGAGAGCTTCTATGCCCGCGATGCCTTGCGCCAGCTCTATCTCCTGCTGGTGCGGGGGCGGGTCGAAGGCTGCTCGCTGGAACGCTTCGAGGAAGCCACCGGCCTGAAACTGATGGACTCGAATGGCATCAAGGACGAGTTGCCGGGCATCACCACCTTTCTCAATCGCATGCTCGCACTGACCATCGAGCTTCAGGGTCTCCTCTTCACCGCCTTCGAGCAGTTGCTGACGGCTAAGATCGAAGGGGCGATCGCAGCCGGCACCTATGACCTCGGCCTCGAGACGTTGCGCGCCGAGTCCTTCATCGTCGCCGACCGGAAGGTGATCTATACGCATCCGGGCACGAGCGCCGAAACCCGGCTGCTCACGATCACCCAGCGCGAGCGCAACCGTCCACTGAAGCTTGAAGCGGCACTGGCTCAGCTTGACGATCCGCGCTCCCTGCTGCTGATCAACGAGCGGTCTGGCCGCGCGGCTGTCCAGATCCCGACCAGCAGCGTCATGCTCGACGACGGCGAGATCGAGCGGCGCGTCCGTCTGGTCCGACCGATGGAAGCTCAGAACGTCCCGATCAGAATGATGGGCGACACCCATTGGATCGCGGCAGACCGGGACGCCTTCGCGCCCGCATGGAATGCCGAGGTCACCGAGGTGCCGGAATTTTCCGACAGCACCATCCATGTCGTCACGGGCTTGCTGCTGCCGATCTGGAAGCGCCTGCCCAACGAGTCGACACGAGTCTATCGGCTCCAGACCGACGCGGGGGAGAGGATCATCGGCCGCCGCGTGTCCCCTGCATGGGTCGCGAACGCCACCGCCACCGAGAAGCCTTCTCTAACAGCAACAGACGCCTTCACCGCACTCATGGACGGGCGCACGATCCTCGATCTCGCCGAAGGTCTGCAATTGCGCCGGGTCCGGGTGATGGGCGCCTCGCGCATCGAATTGTCCGGCTTCACCGACACGATGCGCCAGCGCCTCACAGCCTATGGCCTCTTCCACGAGATCATCTCCTGGAAGCTGAGGATGTTCGTTCCCGCAGACTCCAGCGGAGTCGAGGTTCTTGGCAAGCTCCTCGACCGTTGGCCGGTCGCCCGCGTCAGCGAGCGGGAGGCCGCCTGA